The Camelina sativa cultivar DH55 chromosome 18, Cs, whole genome shotgun sequence DNA window atctcacccacaaagcctttaaatctcacaatctccctctagaacctcaagaaaaatgttctctcttttcttttctctcaaagcggcatgagacaacaaaaacacaaccctaggtcgttttctcctttttaaaccTTGGTCCAAtagtttccttaaaccaaaccggtccaaatcaataattaaaacaatctggtcgaaccagaaataagtggtgtcgaccgacaccaacatgggtgtcgatcgacaccaaccccaaaacgcagagttttagttcgcgggcgttacacaAATATCATTactattatgttttatttaattaattaataatattgtagAGTAtaaggttttagggttttaagcttttattatatatagtcttCTTAGGCATTCTGTATTATTGTGaggatttcaaaatcttctgttttagatttgaattaataatctGTTTATGAAATTTGAGatgattttatttcaaatgACAAAATAGAAAATGCTTTTTTAACAGATTTGTCTATATATGCTTTCTATGCTAAAATATAACTTATTCTTTAATTGTactattatgtttttcttatattctATTAGAAATTGATGAAGCTAAATATTtggaatattttcaaatatcattattattttgttttatttaattaattaataatattgtagAGTGTAAGGTTTTACGGTTTTAAGCTTTTATTTATACTAGTGGATTATACCGGGCTACGTCCGGGATGGCGAGTATATTAGATTTATTCACTATTTTGATATGAAGAAGGTATATACTATCACAAaattgtttgtatttttgtagATCCAAAAGCACACACACAatcatgaaattttaaaattgacaaatGATAAACTGATGTTTTTAACTTAATATTTGACTTCAGAAAAGAAGATCTTTTTAACTTAATAtccttgtttgttttagttttagaaacAATTTTTTCACGTGactatatatttaacataaatatatattataatttttcacggcattttttttagttatcatTTAGCTAATGTATCaccatatatttttcatattctgaatataattttttgcatGTTATATATactcatcaaaatatattagtttgtaaaatattttctttatttctcgAAAGAAAACACCTTGTTTTATTGCTTCTTTCCGGAAAATCGGAAGTTATGTGGTAGAAATGGTAAAAACGAAAAATACAATGAAATGAAGTCATAATCCGGCTTTTGATGTATATGAAGTCCTGATATATATACCTCCGATTTAATATTACTGCTGAAGTATATAATTCCATAATGTAAAATTTGAATGTTTAGGACTTGGGATGTTTTGGTAACAATGAGTGATAACATtttcataaacatttttatttattaacaaattgttagatatcaaattttttttagaatgttCTGTACCTTTCTTACTTCATTCATTAGTGAGTCATTCAAAATTAAAGACGAAGGCAAAAGTACTGTAAAACATCCTCATCACTTagcttatttgtttgtttaccATCTTAGTTATGTCTCTACTACCATTCTATGTGAACCAAAACACTGGTAGTGCTTATTGACCAAATACACTGCTCTCTTTTGTATCTCTTActtcatttatttatcaatcTTTCTCCTGAGATACTTCATACCAATCTTTGTTATCCGACATCCCATAGTTTCCCGTGAACGACATTTATGGAACTAAACCAAAAGTAAGAAACGATCAGTANattttaataaacatttttatttattaacaaattgttagatatcaaattttttttagaatgttCTGTACCTTTCTTACTTCATTCATTAGTGAGTCATTCAAAATTAAAGACGAAGGCAAAAGTACTGTAAAACATCCTCATCACTTagcttatttgtttgtttaccATCTTAGTTATGTCTCTACTACCATTCTATGTGAACCAAAACACTGGTAGTGCTTATTGACCAAATACACTGCTCTCTTTTGTATCTCTTActtcatttatttatcaatcTTTCTCCTGAGATACTTCATACCAATCTTTGTTATCCGACATCCCATAGTTTTCCGTGAACGACATTTATGGAACTAAACCAAAAGTAAGAAACGATTAGTAACTCTCTTTGTATGGccatatattttctttactCATCTACTTGTATATTATTGATCGGCTAACAcatgaatcaaacaaaatgacAGATCATTCAAAAAGGTTATGAAGCATAGTTGACatgataattttttactaaAGTTTAAACTGTGAGAGTTACCTGAAATGTCAAGCAATGCAGTCTTTCGTGGCCAAATAAAGTATTTTGGGGGAGATGTACAGATGCAGAGAGCAAGGAGTAAACCCCCGAGTGGGTAGCAGCCTTTAGTAGCTTAGTTGTGACTGGCGCCGAGGATCTGAGCCTGCCGTACGTACATGACAGTCTctttttaaagtgattttttttttgtcttggtaAAACACTAAAACATATTTACTGGAAGAATGTTACCTATTGACATTAAACACAAAACTTTGATAAAGTGTTCACTTCTTCCTGGGCGTTTGTGTATGAACCTAAAAACCTGTTCAATTAAACTTGCAAAGTTGTAAGCTTGtgattccaaattaaattacaaactaATAACGAACTTAAACACCATATGGTCTCTTGAAGTGtaagactaaagaagagaagacatgTACCTAAGTGAAAAGAATAAGGGAGCTGGATCATCTCCTGAAAATTCCAGGACTCATGGCTGCACGAATTTGGATTTATGAGAGACCAAAACATTAAGGAGTAGTTTTTCCCGCCTTTGCTACTGTATGTGGTTAGAAGTGGCGGTTAGAAATATATTAGGCACTTGTTCGTGAGTACGTAAACTGACCAATTCCATGGCGCGTGTTGAAGCTTCCACATAAATTTGATGCTGAAAACATTGGCTTTGCAATGAGTTACTATATGGcttgaaaaatatacaaaaaatcatattaacctAAGTGATACTTGAAATGATACAGTATATGCAAATGCTAAAGAAAACAATTGGAGCGCTGCTAAGTTGATTAACCAtgtctctatcttcttctttcttttgtattaacCACAGGTTTGAATAATTAAAGAACGTTGTTAAGAAGTTAAAGGGCCTGAGTATAATTGAAAGCAAGAGTCAGATTTATAATGGTTTGGATGCTTATTTTATCCCAGTTTGGACTGACTCTACCTTTGTGATCTTGGAGGACATTTGTACCCATCGCCGTTGGGGCCTTTCGTGGAAAAGGGGAAAATCAAGGATGAAGATAGACTAAATACTCGTTTCTAAACATACGACCAGTTATCTCATTCATGTTTCTCGGTATGCAtctatatgaacaaaaccaCATGAATTCGATATGTGGATCAGAACCCAAGTTTGAAAATTCACTATCTCTACATAAGCGAAACCACTTGATATCAATATATTGATCAGACGCTAATTTTGAAACCCATctataataaaaagagaaaagaagggtGAAATCTTACCTAGAGTCGTCGGTTTTTTTGTGAAGTAGGCATCATGGATTTTGGAATTGTATACTTATTAAAGCCGAACTTCTCATGGATTTGTGAAACAATAAGATGAGAACAGCTTGAAATCATAGGTGATGGAACTGAATTGTAAGtgaatttataaattatgtgaTGAAGCTTTAAAACGGAGAGATCATGGCATTGTGGGAGTAGATGGGTATTTAAGGTTGAAACTTAAGTTTGTcgattcatatttttttttaagatttgaaaCTTTGTCGATTcggtaaattttgtttttgaagatttgtaataataatattattattatttttcttaaaaaaattgtagtaaTGACAAATATTTTCctattaaattttagtttagcTGATGTGGCTTATCctaagagtttttaattttgataaggTGGACACTCTAAAAGAGCTCAAATTGTcccttttattagtagtaatatAGTCTTCTTAGGCATTCTGTATCATTTGgttgtttttgataaataaaattatcaacaTAAATTTTTCGGTATAATTAGTAAACATATTCTCATTTCCTTTTGTCTTACTCAAATACGTGGAGTAATTTATATTGTGATAATCAATTAGCGTTACATATTGCGAGAAATCAGATGTATCAAAAAACGGATAAACAATAAATCCCAAGAATGTATGTCATTTCACTCATAATGCCATTACAGATTGTGTAATCTCAACCCCTTATACTCATACTTCTCATCAACCTACTTTCTTGAGAATggtcaaattttaaattatttggtGAGCCAGTATTGGTTTTAAGCAGCAAGACTAATAATGGTTCTAATAGCACCCCGAACTTGGTAGATTTCAGAAAATCGGGATTTCTTCAAGTTTCAATTGATTTTGTATGGAATATCGAAAGAAAAATCGGTTTGGAGAATGTACTACACATAATGATTGCAAAATTGGAGTTGTTGGCAACAAGTTGGCATCATAAGAAGCAATTCAAATGGTGTATGGATTCAATGGCTTCTTCGACTCCGACCCTTTTGGGTCCACCTTCCGTAGCCGGAAACACTCCGCTCGTCAAACCAATCACCCACCATTTCACCAGAAACATCTGTTTCCTAGATGGAACAATCCTTCGGTTCATGCGGTTTTAGACCAACGTAAAGCATACATCATCAAAATTATTAGCTACTATTTTAGTTGGGCATTTAATATCTTTATGaggaatattattaatatagttatagttatcatataaattaataatgtagaACTTTGAAtatctaataaaaaaagaaaaaaaaacaatttcaaaaaataatctatctattttttatttggaaaaattatactccggttatttttggttggaagaatAATATACtaagtaataaaaatatgtaatttaatatctaagaattaaaaattgttattttcatactcACGGTTTCTTAAGAACATTAAAATTCTAATTCTACCCTAACtcatttctattaattattagtttataagTGATGTGGCATTAATTTTAGTTtgactgaatatatatatatatatatatatatgatgaatatttcattttcattaccattgtattttttttaatttaaaaatataattttcaaattattaatatttctcttttccccCAAAAGGGccaaaactaaagaaaagtTACCATCGAGATCTTATCACCCTTCAAATGATAttactgtatattaaaaaaaaaatctatttagtTGTAAAAACGACATGCCTAAGCTTCGAAGTTATGATTGATATACATACTTATAATTTTCcgagttttctttttcatgcCTAAGCTTCGAAGTTATGATTGATATACATACTTATAATTTTCcgagttttctttttcatgtatttattaaaatattaaaactttttcatGTAtctattaaaactttaaacctttaaaatgattctactaacactataaacctttaaaatgattttcgTACCgccataaaaaataatagaataataatatccGTCAACGCAAAATAGTTTAACTTTGTTGgcttaatttaaattataattagttttattttttttaaataaataaaaatataaaaaaatagattagtGTTTATCTtcattgtaaacaaaaaaaattacgatGTTATTCTTCACATTACTAATCCTTTTAATAAATACATGTCCACTGGATTTTGATTCAAATCGATTGATTTCTCAttggaaaccaatgaatcttctaaatatattgtcgtcatcaattttacatttgtcaaatgttttaaccttacctatgattcttcatttttgttttgctttgatgtatttaatttttttttatcaatcgtcataaataattaaattaaattaaataaataaataagtatttaaatcgaaccaacatagtttaactatttcacgtTGACGGATATTACTGTTCCGTTATTTTTGGTGGCGGTACAAACATGAAatttagttttaaggtttaaagtgttagtgaaatcattttaaatgtttatagtgttagtgaaaataTCTCAAGGTTTAGAGTGCTACTCAGTGACACTTTGAAAGTTTAATCTGTAATTTTcccaaatattaaatattaaggTGCATCCAAATTTTCGAAGTTACTTGTTCTCCAAGCTGAACAATTTTTCAGTTTTAGGGTTTCTCTTCTACCTATAAATACATTTACCATTGAGAAACCCTAGTGAAAGCGACACAAATCCCTTGAGAAACCCTTGTGAAAGCGTCCGAAACAATAaccaattctctctctctttcaatgaCTTCTTCCACTGCGACCCTTCTTGGCCCACCTTCCGTCGCCAACGTCGAGACACCAACCCACAAACCAGCTACAATCAATTCACCAAAAAACCCTGTTTCCGATGACTACGACTTGACCGCTACTCTAAACCTCGAAGAACCACCAAAGGGTTTAACAGAAAACTTCTCGCCCACGTTTCTCTCCTCCGGGAACCCATGtctcgatttcttcttccaCGTAGTTCCCAACACTTCTCCAGAAGATCTAGTCCAAAGGCTTGCAGTTTCTTGGTCTCACGATCCTTTGACTACGTTGAAGCTCGTCTGCAATCTCAGAGGAGTTAGAGGAACTGGGAAATCAGATAAAGAAGGTTTTTACACAGCTGCGTTTTGGCTTTACAAGAATCACCCCAAAACCCTAGCTTTGAATCTCCCTGCTCTTGTTGGTTTTGGGTATTTCAAAGATTTGCCTGAGATTCTGTATCCGATCTTGGAAGGTCAGCAGATAGACAGAGGACACAGTCGGATTTGGAGGAAGACGGTCCAGAAGCCATTCAAGCGGAACAAGATACGCTCAGAGATTTGCAGTGAACTGGAAGATCGTGTTTTGGAAACTGCAGAGGAGATTAGTGGTCCTGTCAAGGCTAGGGctttaaagaaacagagagagtttGAGAAGGCAAAGAAAGCTTTAGAGAGGTATAACTCTGATGCTAACTACAGATTACTCTTTGATGGAATTGCTGATTTGTTTGCGGATTTGTTAAAATCGGATTTGAAGTATTTGAATTCGAATGAGCTGAATAAGATTGGTTTAGCTTCGAAGTGGTGTCCTTCGGTTGATTCTTCGTATGATAAGACTACTTTAATATGTGAGGCAATTGCTAGAAGGTTGTTTTCTAGAGATGAGTATGAAGGAATCGAAGAAGCACATTATGCTTATAGGATTAGGGATCGGTTGAGGAAAGAGGTTCTTGTGCCATTGCATAAAGCGCTCGAGTTGCCTGAGTTGTCTATGAGTGCAAACGGATGGGATTTGTTGAAGTATAAGAGAGTTGCTTCTGTGGCTATGAAGAATTACAAGAGGCTCTCTGTGGAACATGATAGTGAGAGGTTTAGTAAGTTTCTGGAGGATGTGAAATCCGGGAAGGAGAAGATTGCGGCTGGTGCGTTGCTTCCTCATCAGATAATAAAGCAGCTGGAGGATAGTGAAGTTGGCGCAGAAGTTGCAGAGCTTCAATGGAAGAGGATGGTGGATGATCTTGCCAAGAAAGGGAAGCTGAAGAGTTCACTAGCGGTTTGCGATGTCTCGGGAAGCATGACTGGTACACCTATGGAGGTTTGTGTGGCGCTCGGGCTATTGGTTTCGGAACTTAATGAAGAGCCCTGGAAAGGGAAAGTTATTACCTTTAGCAAAAAGCCGCAGCTTCATATTATAACGGGTTCGAGTCTGATGGAAAAGAGTGAGTTTGTTAGAGAAATGGATTGGGGAGTAAACACAGATttccaaaaggtgtttgatcaGATTCTTAAGGTTGCAGTCAAGAATAACATAACTGATGATCAGATGATTAAGCGGTTGTTTGTGTTCAG harbors:
- the LOC104760612 gene encoding uncharacterized protein LOC104760612 — its product is MTSSTATLLGPPSVANVETPTHKPATINSPKNPVSDDYDLTATLNLEEPPKGLTENFSPTFLSSGNPCLDFFFHVVPNTSPEDLVQRLAVSWSHDPLTTLKLVCNLRGVRGTGKSDKEGFYTAAFWLYKNHPKTLALNLPALVGFGYFKDLPEILYPILEGQQIDRGHSRIWRKTVQKPFKRNKIRSEICSELEDRVLETAEEISGPVKARALKKQREFEKAKKALERYNSDANYRLLFDGIADLFADLLKSDLKYLNSNELNKIGLASKWCPSVDSSYDKTTLICEAIARRLFSRDEYEGIEEAHYAYRIRDRLRKEVLVPLHKALELPELSMSANGWDLLKYKRVASVAMKNYKRLSVEHDSERFSKFLEDVKSGKEKIAAGALLPHQIIKQLEDSEVGAEVAELQWKRMVDDLAKKGKLKSSLAVCDVSGSMTGTPMEVCVALGLLVSELNEEPWKGKVITFSKKPQLHIITGSSLMEKSEFVREMDWGVNTDFQKVFDQILKVAVKNNITDDQMIKRLFVFSDMEFDEATGNRHLKKQSKEKWETDYEVVQRKYKENGFQNVPEIVFWNLRDSSATPVVAKQKGVAMVSGFSKNLLTLFLEEGGIMNPEDVMWLAIKGEEYKKLAVYD